The following coding sequences lie in one Myxococcaceae bacterium JPH2 genomic window:
- a CDS encoding queuosine precursor transporter — protein sequence MNLDRRTQLFVVLAGVFVTALTLGDIIGPKLFEVHLGPITAVMSAGILAFPVTFVITDILNEFYGKKAARFITWVGFAMGVFAIVVIAASVRVPWAPFTTKPGYPGAVEASYNNVFGGSQRILFASMAAYLVGQYTDIAVFNLLKRVTRNRFLWLRATGSTAVSQLIDTVVIQFFAWWGVLEVPVILDIIFSSYVVKLLVAIGLTPLIYAGHVLVERRLGMAPVVLGVDGEPVSDAGAVTASTI from the coding sequence ATGAATCTGGACAGGAGGACACAGCTCTTCGTCGTGCTCGCGGGGGTATTCGTCACCGCGCTGACGTTGGGTGACATCATCGGCCCGAAGCTCTTCGAGGTGCACCTGGGCCCCATCACCGCGGTGATGTCCGCGGGCATCCTGGCGTTCCCGGTGACGTTCGTCATCACCGACATCCTCAACGAGTTCTACGGCAAGAAGGCCGCGCGCTTCATCACCTGGGTGGGCTTCGCGATGGGGGTCTTCGCCATCGTGGTCATCGCCGCGTCCGTGCGGGTGCCCTGGGCGCCCTTCACCACGAAGCCGGGCTATCCGGGCGCCGTCGAGGCCTCCTACAACAACGTCTTCGGCGGCTCGCAGCGCATCCTCTTCGCGTCCATGGCGGCGTACCTGGTGGGCCAGTACACCGACATCGCCGTGTTCAATCTCTTGAAGCGTGTCACGCGCAACCGGTTCCTCTGGCTGCGCGCCACGGGCTCCACGGCGGTGTCGCAGCTCATCGACACGGTGGTCATCCAGTTCTTCGCGTGGTGGGGCGTGCTCGAGGTGCCGGTCATCCTCGACATCATCTTCAGCTCGTATGTCGTGAAGCTGCTGGTGGCCATTGGGCTGACGCCGCTCATCTACGCCGGCCATGTGCTCGTGGAGCGAAGGCTCGGCATGGCGCCCGTGGTGTTGGGCGTGGACGGAGAGCCGGTTTCGGACGCGGGGGCGGTGACAGCGTCCACCATTTGA
- a CDS encoding SDR family oxidoreductase yields the protein MGTAFITGAGIRVGSAVARALGRAGYDLALHAHRSVASLESLATELRSLGRQVTLYSADLADPDAVDALGARVREAHPALDVLVHNAGLFERIDFASISRADYRRMLGVNLDAPFFLTQALLPSLLAGKDPLVVHLTDIGGERPVSQYAHYSVSKAGLIMLTRALAVELAPRVRVNGISPGTVAFPEDFDEAARNATLQRIPMGREGRVEDIARTVVFLAREAPYITGQVIAVDGGRSAQL from the coding sequence ATGGGGACAGCCTTCATCACCGGAGCGGGCATCCGCGTTGGAAGCGCGGTAGCCCGCGCCCTCGGTCGCGCCGGGTATGACCTGGCGCTGCACGCCCACCGCTCGGTGGCGTCGCTGGAGTCCCTGGCCACCGAGCTTCGCTCGCTCGGCCGCCAGGTGACCCTCTACTCCGCGGACCTCGCGGATCCGGATGCGGTGGATGCCCTGGGCGCGCGCGTGCGCGAGGCGCACCCCGCCCTGGACGTGCTGGTCCACAACGCGGGCCTCTTCGAGCGCATCGACTTCGCCTCCATCTCCCGAGCCGACTACCGCCGGATGCTCGGGGTGAACCTGGACGCGCCCTTCTTCCTCACCCAGGCGCTGCTGCCGTCGCTCCTCGCGGGCAAGGACCCGCTGGTGGTGCACCTCACGGACATTGGCGGCGAGCGTCCGGTGAGTCAGTACGCGCACTATTCCGTGAGCAAGGCCGGCCTCATCATGCTGACCCGCGCGCTGGCGGTGGAGCTGGCCCCGCGCGTGCGCGTCAACGGCATCTCTCCTGGCACGGTGGCCTTCCCCGAGGACTTCGACGAGGCGGCGCGCAACGCCACCCTCCAGCGCATCCCGATGGGGCGCGAGGGCCGCGTGGAGGACATCGCGCGCACGGTGGTGTTCCTCGCGCGCGAGGCCCCATACATCACGGGCCAGGTCATCGCCGTGGATGGCGGCAGGAGCGCGCAGCTATGA
- a CDS encoding SDR family oxidoreductase — MSGPVGTRKVLVTGGGTGIGRAVAERLLREGAQVVLTGRRAQVLEDVARAHPGRAFALPCDVSSPEEREGLVRRAASLLGGLDGWVHSAGQVVHQAPGHIDEAALRSQLEVNLVAPLRLGEQALEVLERGGAMVFVSSTLAVRPIVTSAVYSAAKAGLLQVMRVLALAGAPRQVRANAVLPGVVDTEMVREPRLAPGEAPLSATERAARVEAQLDGLRALHPLGRLGAPGDVADAVYQLLGASWSTGTELVLDGGLLLRE; from the coding sequence GTGAGCGGGCCGGTGGGCACGCGCAAGGTGCTCGTCACGGGTGGCGGCACGGGCATCGGCCGCGCGGTGGCGGAGCGGCTCTTGCGCGAGGGCGCCCAGGTGGTGCTCACGGGCCGGCGCGCACAGGTCCTGGAGGACGTGGCGCGAGCCCATCCAGGGCGGGCCTTCGCGCTGCCGTGCGACGTGTCCTCGCCCGAGGAGCGCGAGGGCCTGGTGCGCCGAGCCGCGTCGCTCCTGGGTGGTTTGGACGGCTGGGTGCACAGCGCGGGGCAGGTGGTGCATCAGGCGCCGGGCCACATCGACGAGGCCGCGCTGCGCTCGCAGCTCGAAGTGAACCTGGTGGCGCCGCTGCGGTTGGGTGAGCAGGCGCTGGAGGTGCTGGAGCGCGGTGGCGCCATGGTGTTCGTGTCCTCCACGCTGGCGGTTCGTCCCATCGTCACCAGCGCGGTGTACAGCGCGGCGAAGGCGGGCCTGCTCCAGGTGATGCGCGTGTTGGCGTTGGCGGGGGCGCCGCGACAGGTGCGCGCCAACGCGGTGTTGCCCGGCGTGGTGGACACGGAGATGGTGCGCGAGCCGCGCTTGGCGCCGGGTGAGGCGCCGCTGTCCGCGACGGAGCGGGCGGCGCGCGTGGAGGCGCAGCTCGACGGGCTGCGAGCCCTGCACCCGCTGGGACGGCTCGGGGCGCCGGGAGACGTGGCGGACGCGGTGTATCAACTGCTAGGTGCGTCCTGGTCCACCGGCACCGAGCTGGTGTTGGACGGCGGTCTGCTCCTGCGCGAGTAG
- a CDS encoding DUF1624 domain-containing protein yields MPGKRGRLEAVDAARGTVMMFVFLAHFADAYLYPLGGAAEHLRERLYLLTMMASPGFMLISGLMLGLLYARRRGRFAPLRRQLQRRALFLLTVGHLVIVPTYRLWAEHAWWAVRVMPVTDTIGLALLLGPFVISRLSARSRAVLGLSLFAGSWALSLGWWPEAMPLRLLKEVLFGQRELSVLLTCFPVVPWFGVYLGGTVFGEWLGTSPRTEEVAGRFQRVGLLAGTLGVLLVGLHMVMKRVGGGLLDKDVFAALYSLTSHSQKYPPGPAYVALYGGASLSTLGLLMRAEQTGILTRYLRWAAVVGRHSLMAFMLQYYVYYVGIHALRLPYFRLWPLLFVGTVAVLWAVLWTWDAREAGARQPEPLPTTGGRA; encoded by the coding sequence GTGCCAGGGAAGCGAGGGCGGCTCGAGGCGGTGGATGCCGCCCGAGGCACGGTGATGATGTTCGTGTTCCTGGCGCACTTCGCGGATGCCTATCTGTATCCCCTGGGGGGCGCGGCGGAGCACCTGCGGGAGCGGCTGTATCTGCTCACGATGATGGCCTCGCCGGGCTTCATGCTCATCAGCGGGCTGATGCTCGGGCTGTTGTATGCGCGGCGGCGGGGGCGCTTTGCTCCACTGCGCCGTCAGCTCCAGCGCCGCGCGCTGTTCCTGCTCACGGTGGGGCACCTGGTCATCGTCCCGACGTATCGCCTCTGGGCGGAGCATGCCTGGTGGGCCGTGCGGGTGATGCCGGTGACGGACACCATCGGGTTGGCGTTGCTGTTGGGCCCGTTCGTCATCTCGAGGCTCAGCGCCCGGTCGCGCGCGGTGCTGGGGCTGAGCCTGTTCGCGGGGAGCTGGGCGCTCAGCCTGGGCTGGTGGCCCGAGGCGATGCCGCTGCGACTGCTCAAGGAAGTGCTCTTTGGTCAGCGCGAGCTGAGCGTGCTGCTGACGTGCTTCCCGGTGGTGCCCTGGTTTGGCGTGTACCTGGGCGGCACGGTGTTTGGCGAGTGGTTGGGCACCTCGCCTCGGACGGAGGAGGTGGCGGGGCGCTTCCAGCGGGTGGGGCTGCTCGCGGGAACGCTGGGCGTGCTGCTGGTGGGGCTGCACATGGTGATGAAGCGGGTGGGCGGTGGACTGCTGGACAAGGACGTCTTCGCGGCCCTGTACTCGCTCACGTCCCACTCGCAGAAGTATCCGCCGGGGCCCGCATATGTCGCGCTGTACGGCGGGGCGTCGCTCTCCACGCTCGGCTTGCTGATGCGCGCGGAGCAGACCGGCATCCTCACGCGCTACCTGCGCTGGGCGGCCGTGGTGGGGCGCCACTCGCTGATGGCGTTCATGCTCCAGTACTACGTGTACTACGTGGGCATCCACGCGCTGCGCCTGCCGTACTTCCGGCTGTGGCCGCTGCTGTTCGTGGGCACGGTCGCGGTGCTGTGGGCGGTCCTCTGGACGTGGGATGCCCGCGAGGCGGGGGCGCGGCAGCCGGAGCCGCTGCCCACCACGGGCGGTCGCGCCTAG
- the queD gene encoding 6-carboxytetrahydropterin synthase QueD — MDIFKEFTFEAAHRLPHVPPGHKCSRLHGHSYRVEVHVRGPVGEQSGWVMDFSDIKEAFAPLHARLDHYYLNEVEGLENPTSENLARWIWQRLRPTLPQLSRIMVRETCTSGCIYEGGE; from the coding sequence TTGGACATCTTCAAGGAATTCACCTTCGAGGCCGCCCACCGGCTTCCCCACGTGCCCCCGGGCCACAAGTGCAGTCGGCTCCACGGGCACAGCTATCGCGTCGAGGTGCACGTCCGCGGTCCCGTGGGCGAGCAGTCCGGCTGGGTGATGGACTTCTCGGACATCAAGGAGGCCTTCGCCCCCCTGCATGCCCGGCTGGACCACTACTACCTCAACGAGGTGGAAGGCCTGGAGAACCCCACGAGCGAGAACCTCGCCCGGTGGATCTGGCAGCGGCTGCGCCCCACCCTGCCCCAGCTCTCGCGCATCATGGTCCGCGAGACGTGCACCAGCGGCTGCATCTACGAGGGCGGCGAGTAA
- a CDS encoding methyltransferase domain-containing protein: MFHRNGPTLRELAEQALTSVERGYDLLAPKFDHTPFRTPDALLKATFDLVGPPGSVDRALDVCCGTGAAMRALRPLCRERVVGVDLSQGMLDEAQRRLADAPGDAVLEFQRADALTLTFEAEFDLATSFGAFGHILEEDEPRLVQGIARALRPGGRFVFVTGHPPSRLRFGYWLAQGFNAAMRVRNALRKPPFVMYYLTFLVPRARALLEAEGFTVEVHDGVLPAPFTPLSVVIATKR; this comes from the coding sequence ATGTTCCACCGCAACGGACCCACCCTCCGGGAGCTCGCCGAGCAGGCCCTCACCTCCGTCGAGCGGGGCTATGACCTCCTGGCTCCCAAGTTCGACCACACGCCCTTCCGGACGCCCGACGCGCTCCTGAAGGCCACGTTCGACCTCGTGGGCCCTCCAGGCTCGGTGGACCGCGCGCTGGACGTCTGCTGTGGGACGGGCGCAGCCATGCGCGCGCTGCGCCCGCTGTGCCGCGAGCGCGTGGTGGGCGTGGACCTCAGCCAGGGCATGCTCGATGAAGCCCAGCGGCGCCTCGCGGACGCCCCTGGGGACGCGGTGTTGGAGTTCCAACGCGCGGACGCGCTGACGCTGACCTTCGAGGCGGAGTTCGACCTCGCCACGAGCTTCGGCGCCTTCGGCCACATCCTGGAGGAGGACGAGCCGCGGCTGGTGCAGGGCATCGCCCGCGCGCTGCGGCCCGGCGGACGGTTCGTCTTCGTCACTGGACATCCACCATCGCGGCTGCGCTTCGGGTACTGGCTGGCCCAGGGCTTCAACGCGGCCATGCGCGTGCGCAACGCGCTGCGGAAGCCGCCGTTCGTCATGTACTACCTGACGTTCCTGGTGCCTCGGGCCCGGGCGCTGCTGGAGGCGGAGGGCTTCACCGTCGAGGTGCACGACGGCGTCCTCCCCGCCCCCTTCACTCCGCTCAGCGTCGTCATCGCGACGAAGCGCTGA
- a CDS encoding dihydroneopterin aldolase, whose amino-acid sequence MSDTPLVLPSVTDAQGRPLDVIEVRGLTVDCIVGIYNRERVAPQPLRLDVALFLDTRSAAVGGKLASTVHYGRLLGELRFLLEACRFELLESAGEAICRYILAPPTQDAPRAQVQAVTVRITKPEALRRFAVPSLQVHRTAREMNYVVEEKHFGRVDIIHEGANYGVYRLRVKPGGFIPTHRHERMEESELMIGSGLLLQGRPVARGMAFLWAPGFVHRYDNPTAIEQTVLCVDRPRFIPSDEVETEPPEGGLVPAVGTTFYPHEEPATPPSSEGHA is encoded by the coding sequence ATGAGTGACACCCCCTTGGTTCTCCCCTCGGTCACCGACGCGCAGGGCCGCCCGCTGGACGTCATCGAGGTGCGCGGCCTCACGGTCGACTGCATCGTGGGCATCTACAACCGCGAGCGCGTGGCGCCGCAGCCGCTGCGGTTGGACGTGGCGCTCTTCCTCGACACCCGCAGCGCGGCGGTGGGCGGGAAGCTGGCGAGCACGGTGCACTATGGCCGGCTGCTCGGCGAGCTGCGCTTCCTGTTGGAGGCCTGCCGCTTCGAGCTGCTGGAGTCCGCAGGCGAGGCCATCTGCCGCTACATCCTGGCGCCGCCCACGCAGGACGCGCCGCGGGCCCAGGTGCAGGCCGTCACGGTGCGCATCACCAAGCCGGAGGCGCTGCGGCGCTTCGCGGTGCCCTCGCTCCAGGTGCACCGCACCGCGCGCGAGATGAACTACGTGGTGGAGGAGAAGCACTTCGGCCGGGTGGACATCATCCACGAGGGCGCCAACTACGGCGTCTATCGGCTGCGAGTGAAGCCCGGTGGCTTCATCCCCACGCATCGGCACGAGCGGATGGAGGAGAGCGAGCTGATGATCGGCTCGGGGCTCCTGCTTCAGGGGCGGCCCGTCGCGCGAGGCATGGCCTTCCTGTGGGCTCCGGGCTTCGTGCACCGCTACGACAACCCCACCGCCATCGAGCAGACCGTCCTCTGCGTGGACCGGCCGCGCTTCATCCCCTCGGACGAGGTGGAGACCGAGCCGCCGGAGGGAGGGTTGGTGCCCGCGGTGGGGACGACCTTCTATCCGCACGAGGAGCCCGCGACGCCGCCCAGCTCGGAAGGCCACGCGTGA